A genomic region of Dreissena polymorpha isolate Duluth1 chromosome 4, UMN_Dpol_1.0, whole genome shotgun sequence contains the following coding sequences:
- the LOC127878104 gene encoding neuronal acetylcholine receptor subunit alpha-10-like isoform X1 — protein sequence MWIYEKWKDSHLTWEPRDFDGLDLIMVPATSIWLPDIYIFNIAGSYKDGFVNVTGSKVLVQPDGNVTWAVPLHINSYCSVDATFFPYDKQMCDIHFGSWIYDISQLEIRTYTESVDLTRYIVNSEFDLTKTEMRQTVEHAGCFPGDGKHSMVHLNLLLRRKTNYYDYIVIAPTINLCVLTLATFLLPCECGWKIAIGLTVFLTLYVLQLLIAENVPDTNSTPLISVFLLVVMSLNCISLIMATIIMNVKRRGLKDPPPPVPKMLLHICESCLSKLICNYLSNWKRIAAIDRVGEESVTIFPPDDDYDAEVYSYDACQYVELQDITPDASNDSSVVHSTCNDDVTTLNEELSRTQTSESSCLLNSFDSQCPGGSRSVEPLLQPDLNQNPYHKGHDNCKYNCEEYSDLLIAPLASICLRPDYMCRQRPKQRLSYRRAIKSGHTLVREQNGIGHNNDSVIENISLKYQWFFVADVIDTFAFFIYLIVMLVSIFSVLVIMPLFV from the exons ATGTGGATTTATGAG aaatggAAAGACTCACACCTCACTTGGGAACCTCGTGATTTCGACGGACTGGACCTGATCATGGTTCCAGCAACATCCATTTGGCTGCCGGACATTTATATCTTTAATAT AGCGGGCTCTTATAAAGACGGATTCGTCAATGTCACCGGAAGTAAAGTGCTCGTTCAGCCAGATGGTAACGTGACTTGGGCGGTTCCACTCCATATCAACAGCTATTGTTCCGTTGACGCCACGTTTTTCCCATACGATAAACAAATGTGCGATATCCATTTCGGTTCATGGATCTATGACATTTCGCAACTGGAAATCAGAACATACACAGAGTCTGTCGATCTCACGAGATACATCGTAAATTCGGAGTTCGATCTAACTAAAACCGAAATGAGACAAACCGTCGAGCATGCGGGCTGTTTCCCTGGAGACGGGAAACATTCTATGGTGCATCTGAACCTGTTGTTGAGGCGTAAAACCAATTACTACGATTATATAGTCATCGCTCCGACCATAAATCTGTGTGTGCTGACACTTGCCACGTTCTTGCTGCCATGTGAGTGTGGGTGGAAAATTGCAATTGGTCTAACAGTGTTCCTTACTCTCTACGTTCTACAACTCCTAATTGCAGAGAATGTGCCGGACACGAATTCGACCCCTTTGATAA gtGTTTTCCTTCTTGTTGTCATGTCGTTAAATTGCATTTCACTCATTATGGCAACGATAATCATGAATGTCAAGCGCAGAGGGTTGAAAGATCCTCCACCACCAGTCCCAAAAATGCTGCTACATATCTGTGAAAGCTGCTTGAGCAAATTAATCTGCAACTATCTTTCCAACTGGAAACGAATAGCCGCCATAGATAGAGTTGGTGAAGAAAGCGTCACAATCTTTCCGCCAGACGACGATTACGACGCTGAGGTCTACAGTTATGATGCATGTCAATACGTCGAGCTTCAAGACATCACGCCCGATGCTTCGAACGATTCTAGTGTTGTACATTCAACGTGCAATGATGACGTTACGACGTTAAATGAAGAATTATCAAGAACTCAGACCTCCGAATCCTCATGTTTATTAAATAGTTTTGATAGCCAATGCCCAGGTGGAAGTAGAAGTGTGGAACCTTTGTTACAACCAGATTTGAATCAGAATCCGTACCACAAAGGGCATGATAATTGCAAATATAATTGCGAAGAATATAGTGATCTTTTGATTGCACCTTTAGCTAGTATTTGTTTACGTCCTGATTACATGTGCCGACAAAGACCAAAGCAAAGATTGTCATACAGACGGGCTATAAAGTCCGGACACACTCTGGTCCGGGAACAAAACGGAATTGGCCATAACAACGATTCTGTGATCGAAAATATAAGCTTGAAGTACCAGTGGTTCTTTGTTGCTGATGTAATTGATACGTTTGcattctttatatatttaattgtgatgcttgttagtatattttctgttTTGGTTATCATGCCTTTGTTCGTATGA
- the LOC127878104 gene encoding neuronal acetylcholine receptor subunit alpha-10-like isoform X2 translates to MWIYEKWKDSHLTWEPRDFDGLDLIMVPATSIWLPDIYIFNIAGSYKDGFVNVTGSKVLVQPDGNVTWAVPLHINSYCSVDATFFPYDKQMCDIHFGSWIYDISQLEIRTYTESVDLTRYIVNSEFDLTKTEMRQTVEHAGCFPGDGKHSMVHLNLLLRRKTNYYDYIVIAPTINLCVLTLATFLLPCECGWKIAIGLTVFLTLYVLQLLIAENVPDTNSTPLISKYRI, encoded by the exons ATGTGGATTTATGAG aaatggAAAGACTCACACCTCACTTGGGAACCTCGTGATTTCGACGGACTGGACCTGATCATGGTTCCAGCAACATCCATTTGGCTGCCGGACATTTATATCTTTAATAT AGCGGGCTCTTATAAAGACGGATTCGTCAATGTCACCGGAAGTAAAGTGCTCGTTCAGCCAGATGGTAACGTGACTTGGGCGGTTCCACTCCATATCAACAGCTATTGTTCCGTTGACGCCACGTTTTTCCCATACGATAAACAAATGTGCGATATCCATTTCGGTTCATGGATCTATGACATTTCGCAACTGGAAATCAGAACATACACAGAGTCTGTCGATCTCACGAGATACATCGTAAATTCGGAGTTCGATCTAACTAAAACCGAAATGAGACAAACCGTCGAGCATGCGGGCTGTTTCCCTGGAGACGGGAAACATTCTATGGTGCATCTGAACCTGTTGTTGAGGCGTAAAACCAATTACTACGATTATATAGTCATCGCTCCGACCATAAATCTGTGTGTGCTGACACTTGCCACGTTCTTGCTGCCATGTGAGTGTGGGTGGAAAATTGCAATTGGTCTAACAGTGTTCCTTACTCTCTACGTTCTACAACTCCTAATTGCAGAGAATGTGCCGGACACGAATTCGACCCCTTTGATAAGTAAGTATCGTATCTAA